In a single window of the Fibrobacterota bacterium genome:
- a CDS encoding pirin family protein yields MKSKSVESVIAPPPAHMVGDGFKVHNFFPGRLGMTRMSPFFLMDYGPKTRIPPSETPRGVGAHPHRGFETVTLAFHGRVAHHDSAGNSGIIGEGDVQWMTAGSGILHKEYHEKEFARSGGFMQMVQLWVNLPARDKMTAPRYQEIKQADMGAYDLPDGQGRVEVVAGEYRGAKGPAKTHTPVQLYKARLATGAAWDLEFPSNHNTGLLVIEGAVEANGRSVPANHFALFGNDGEGVTVKATADSRLLVLSGAPIDEPIAAYGPFVMNTQEEIYQAVEDFQSGKFGRLE; encoded by the coding sequence ATGAAAAGCAAATCTGTCGAATCCGTAATCGCGCCGCCTCCGGCCCATATGGTGGGGGACGGCTTCAAGGTGCATAACTTTTTCCCCGGCCGATTGGGGATGACCCGCATGAGTCCTTTCTTCCTGATGGACTACGGCCCCAAGACCCGTATTCCCCCGAGCGAAACCCCGCGCGGGGTCGGCGCGCATCCGCATCGCGGCTTCGAGACGGTGACCCTCGCGTTCCACGGCCGCGTGGCCCATCATGACAGCGCGGGCAACAGCGGCATCATCGGCGAAGGCGATGTGCAATGGATGACGGCGGGCTCCGGCATCTTGCATAAGGAATACCATGAGAAGGAATTCGCCCGCTCCGGCGGATTCATGCAGATGGTGCAATTGTGGGTGAACCTGCCCGCGCGCGATAAGATGACGGCTCCCCGTTACCAGGAGATCAAGCAGGCCGACATGGGCGCGTATGATTTGCCGGATGGGCAGGGCAGGGTTGAAGTGGTGGCGGGCGAGTACCGCGGTGCCAAGGGTCCCGCCAAGACGCACACCCCGGTGCAACTGTACAAGGCGCGCTTGGCGACCGGCGCTGCTTGGGATTTGGAATTTCCGTCGAACCACAATACGGGCTTGCTGGTGATCGAAGGCGCGGTGGAAGCGAATGGCCGCTCGGTGCCGGCCAATCATTTCGCCCTCTTCGGGAACGATGGGGAAGGCGTCACGGTGAAGGCGACGGCGGATAGCCGGCTGCTGGTCCTGAGCGGCGCGCCCATCGACGAGCCGATCGCCGCCTATGGACCCTTCGTGATGAACACGCAAGAAGAGATCTACCAGGCGGTGGAGGATTTCCAGTCAGGGAAATTCGGTCGCTTGGAGTGA